A single Cnuibacter physcomitrellae DNA region contains:
- a CDS encoding ABC transporter substrate-binding protein encodes MSRAPRFVLAATSLAALAALTACAGGGSEPGPSAPADADHITIQLDYQPRGLHAPLFVAEQQGFFADEGIVVDDILTGTSSGDTLRLVGQGQGDFGVSDLPTLVVARSQDVPVKAILATNQSSPLAMCAKADKHTLNSPKDLEGLKVGVQSSGSTYVFYKALLAANGIDPSALTELTVNPPYESYLVTDQVDTVPCYTDAEVPILQKSAGDLSILMGSEFGYDTYGTGIFTTDTMIQENPDLVQRFTNAYLKGLQYTIDNPAEAAKTLADSDPQLADKAPLYEQQLQADIDNTFTSADTEANGLGSMDDATWQKTIDLLFGQGVISTEPAVADVQDPTFVTADTDN; translated from the coding sequence ATGTCCAGAGCACCACGGTTCGTCCTCGCCGCGACGTCGCTCGCCGCGCTCGCCGCCCTCACGGCGTGCGCCGGCGGCGGATCCGAGCCGGGGCCGAGCGCCCCGGCCGACGCCGACCACATCACCATCCAGCTCGACTACCAGCCGCGCGGCCTGCACGCGCCGCTCTTCGTCGCCGAGCAGCAGGGCTTCTTCGCCGACGAGGGCATCGTCGTCGACGACATCCTCACCGGGACGAGCTCGGGCGACACCCTCCGCCTCGTCGGTCAGGGCCAGGGCGACTTCGGCGTCTCCGACCTGCCGACCCTCGTGGTGGCGAGGTCGCAGGACGTGCCGGTCAAGGCGATCCTCGCCACCAACCAGAGCTCGCCGCTGGCGATGTGCGCGAAGGCCGACAAGCACACGCTGAACTCCCCGAAGGACCTCGAGGGCCTCAAGGTCGGCGTGCAGTCGTCGGGATCGACGTACGTCTTCTACAAGGCGCTGCTCGCGGCCAACGGCATCGACCCGAGCGCGCTCACCGAGCTGACGGTGAACCCGCCTTACGAGAGCTACCTCGTCACCGACCAGGTCGACACGGTGCCCTGCTATACGGATGCGGAGGTCCCGATCCTGCAGAAGTCGGCGGGCGACCTGAGCATCCTCATGGGCTCCGAGTTCGGCTACGACACCTATGGCACGGGCATCTTCACCACCGACACGATGATCCAGGAGAACCCGGACCTGGTGCAGCGCTTCACGAACGCCTACCTCAAGGGCCTCCAGTACACGATCGACAACCCGGCGGAGGCCGCGAAGACCCTCGCCGACTCGGACCCGCAGCTCGCAGACAAGGCGCCCCTCTACGAGCAGCAGCTGCAGGCGGACATCGACAACACGTTCACGAGCGCGGACACCGAGGCGAACGGTCTCGGCTCGATGGACGACGCGACCTGGCAGAAGACGATCGACCTCCTGTTCGGTCAGGGCGTCATCTCGACCGAGCCCGCGGTCGCCGACGTGCAGGATCCGACGTTCGTGACGGCCGACACCGACAACTGA
- a CDS encoding L-rhamnose mutarotase, which translates to MSGAQREGRERVCFRMQLKPERIEEYLEAHEVVWPEMLDALRETGWRDYSLFIDRTDGLVVGVLETEDYERAQAEMARREVNARWQATMADFFVGSENPDSSSRRLEEYFHLV; encoded by the coding sequence ATGTCAGGAGCGCAGCGCGAGGGTCGGGAACGGGTCTGCTTCCGCATGCAGCTGAAGCCCGAGCGCATCGAGGAGTATCTGGAGGCCCACGAGGTCGTCTGGCCCGAGATGCTCGACGCGCTCCGCGAGACGGGCTGGCGCGACTACTCCCTGTTCATCGATCGGACGGACGGCCTCGTCGTCGGCGTGCTCGAGACAGAGGACTACGAACGGGCGCAGGCCGAGATGGCGCGGCGAGAGGTGAACGCGCGCTGGCAGGCGACCATGGCCGACTTCTTCGTCGGATCGGAGAACCCGGACAGCAGCAGCCGCAGACTCGAGGAGTACTTCCACCTCGTCTGA
- a CDS encoding ABC transporter permease — protein sequence MTALAEARTTGQATIRKPRSFARWWSAAWPPLLLAALAVVLWQLAVDVFGISSYVIAKPTDILAEMVTGWQVLLEATWVTTQEVVIGFVISIVVGMAIALLVVRFRFLERAVYPLVVLFQVVPKVALAPIFILWFGYTMTPKLVLIVVIAFFPITINMVLGMKRADEDLLLLMRSVGSSRTEILARIQVPTALPYLFAGLRIAITLAVIGAVVAEFAGSQAGLGHQIQFASTQLDTAQMFAALVIVSLLGLVLYYLVGLVEFLFRRRFPHLALADA from the coding sequence ATGACCGCCCTGGCAGAGGCCCGGACCACCGGGCAGGCGACCATTCGCAAGCCCCGCTCGTTCGCCCGCTGGTGGAGCGCCGCCTGGCCGCCCCTCCTCCTCGCGGCGCTCGCCGTCGTGCTCTGGCAGCTGGCCGTCGACGTGTTCGGCATCTCGAGCTACGTCATCGCCAAGCCCACCGACATCCTCGCCGAGATGGTGACCGGATGGCAGGTGCTCCTCGAGGCGACCTGGGTCACCACGCAGGAGGTCGTGATCGGCTTCGTCATCAGCATCGTGGTCGGCATGGCGATCGCGCTGCTCGTCGTCCGGTTCCGGTTCCTCGAGCGCGCGGTCTACCCGCTGGTGGTGCTGTTCCAGGTCGTGCCGAAGGTGGCGCTGGCCCCGATCTTCATCCTCTGGTTCGGCTACACGATGACCCCCAAGCTCGTGCTCATCGTGGTCATCGCGTTCTTCCCGATCACGATCAACATGGTGCTCGGCATGAAGCGGGCCGACGAGGACCTCCTGCTCCTCATGCGCTCGGTCGGATCGAGCCGCACCGAGATCCTCGCCCGCATCCAGGTGCCGACGGCTCTGCCCTACCTCTTCGCGGGACTCCGGATCGCCATCACGCTCGCCGTCATCGGCGCGGTGGTGGCCGAGTTCGCCGGCTCGCAGGCCGGGCTCGGGCATCAGATCCAGTTCGCCTCGACGCAGCTCGACACCGCGCAGATGTTCGCGGCGCTGGTCATCGTGTCGCTGCTCGGTCTCGTCCTCTACTACCTCGTCGGACTCGTCGAGTTCCTCTTCCGGCGGCGGTTCCCGCACCTCGCCCTCGCCGACGCCTGA
- a CDS encoding ABC transporter permease translates to MTTHAPTPPPVTTATTPSVSPHRRNPVLAFLRQREIPVAGALVLLVLVTFAVNPLFLSPQSVKDLMLNATIMIILAVGQAIVVITRNVDLSVGSIVGLVAFGTGSIFDVAPGLPIPVVFLIGLVFGAVLGGINGLLVSVARVPALVVTLGTLYIYRGILASWAGSTQYFSGDMPSAFGALSVDTLLGIPYITIMAIVVVIVAAVVLGRTRGGRDLYAIGSDPAAAQLFGIPVTRRILTAFLASGALAGLAGVLYASRYNSVGALTGDGLELNVVAAVVVGGVAIFGGSGTVVGAGIGAVLLSTITSSLTATRVDKFWQQAIVGVLILAAIIVDRVVTLRNIRKLRVSEARDV, encoded by the coding sequence GTGACCACACACGCTCCCACCCCGCCCCCGGTGACCACGGCGACGACGCCCTCCGTGTCGCCGCACCGCCGCAACCCCGTGCTGGCGTTCCTCCGTCAGCGCGAGATCCCCGTCGCCGGTGCGCTCGTGCTCCTGGTGCTCGTCACCTTCGCCGTGAACCCGCTGTTCCTCTCCCCGCAGAGCGTCAAGGACCTGATGCTCAACGCGACCATCATGATCATCCTCGCCGTCGGGCAGGCCATCGTCGTGATTACCCGCAACGTCGACCTGTCGGTCGGCTCGATCGTCGGGCTGGTCGCGTTCGGCACCGGATCGATCTTCGACGTGGCGCCGGGCCTGCCGATCCCCGTCGTGTTCCTCATCGGGCTCGTCTTCGGGGCCGTGCTCGGCGGCATCAACGGGCTCCTGGTCTCGGTGGCCCGGGTGCCGGCCCTCGTGGTGACGCTCGGCACCCTGTACATCTACCGCGGGATCCTGGCCAGCTGGGCCGGGAGCACCCAGTACTTCTCGGGAGACATGCCGTCGGCCTTCGGGGCGCTCTCGGTCGACACCCTGCTGGGCATCCCGTACATCACGATCATGGCGATCGTCGTCGTGATCGTCGCTGCGGTCGTCCTCGGGCGGACGCGGGGCGGTCGCGACCTGTATGCGATCGGGTCGGATCCCGCGGCCGCCCAGCTCTTCGGCATCCCCGTGACCCGGCGCATCCTCACGGCGTTCCTCGCCTCCGGCGCCCTCGCTGGGCTCGCCGGCGTGCTGTACGCCAGCCGCTACAACTCCGTCGGTGCGCTGACGGGAGACGGGCTGGAGCTCAACGTGGTCGCGGCCGTCGTGGTCGGCGGCGTGGCGATCTTCGGTGGGTCCGGAACCGTCGTCGGAGCGGGCATCGGCGCGGTGCTGCTCTCGACGATCACGAGCTCCTTGACGGCCACCCGCGTCGACAAGTTCTGGCAGCAGGCCATCGTCGGCGTGCTGATCCTCGCGGCGATCATCGTCGACCGCGTCGTGACGCTGCGGAACATCCGCAAGCTGAGAGTGAGCGAGGCCCGAGATGTCTGA
- a CDS encoding sugar ABC transporter ATP-binding protein — MTPPEHAQRPLLSLRGASKTFGPVIALADGTIEITSGEVHALVGENGAGKSTLVKILAGVHQPDGGEFLVDGAPVAFRSPADSKSAGISVIYQEPTLFPDLTVAENIFIGRQPRGRAGLIDRSRMRADARALFERLGVPIDPDRVAEGLSIADQQIIEIAKAISLDAKVLVMDEPTAALSGVEVDRLFGVARSLRDQGAGILFISHRFEEVFELCDRITVMRDGRYVTTHRTDDVTVDAIVREMVGRSIDQLFPKVEAAIGDVVLEVKGLSRAGVFSDIDLTVRSGEIVALAGLVGAGRTEVARAAFGIDPYDRGAVTFLGKALPPRSPQASIDAGIAFVPEDRRKQGLVMDLSVAKNATLTLRKTLARFGLISGRAERRAAADWSSRLQVKTGSPDFAVSTLSGGNQQKVVLAKWLATEPKLIIVDEPTRGIDVGTKSEVHRLLSDLAGRGIGVLMISSELPEVLGMADRVLVMHEGRITAELPRSEATAERVMHAATASTEGAAA; from the coding sequence ATGACCCCACCCGAACACGCGCAACGACCGCTGCTCTCCCTGCGAGGCGCGAGCAAGACCTTCGGTCCGGTAATCGCCCTCGCCGACGGCACGATCGAGATCACGAGCGGCGAGGTCCACGCCCTCGTCGGCGAGAACGGCGCGGGCAAGTCCACGCTCGTCAAGATCCTCGCCGGCGTCCACCAGCCCGATGGCGGCGAGTTCCTGGTCGACGGCGCCCCCGTCGCCTTCCGGTCTCCGGCCGACAGCAAGTCCGCCGGCATCTCCGTGATCTACCAGGAACCCACCCTGTTCCCCGACCTCACCGTCGCGGAGAACATCTTCATCGGCCGTCAGCCCCGCGGTCGGGCCGGCCTCATCGACAGGTCCCGGATGCGCGCCGACGCCCGGGCGCTGTTCGAGCGCCTCGGGGTGCCCATCGACCCCGACCGTGTTGCCGAGGGCCTCTCCATCGCCGACCAGCAGATCATCGAGATCGCGAAGGCGATCTCGCTTGACGCGAAGGTCCTCGTCATGGACGAGCCCACCGCCGCCCTGAGCGGGGTCGAGGTCGACCGGCTCTTCGGCGTCGCACGGTCGCTGCGCGATCAGGGTGCCGGCATCCTGTTCATCTCGCACCGCTTCGAGGAGGTCTTCGAGCTCTGCGACCGCATCACGGTGATGCGCGACGGGCGATATGTGACGACGCACCGCACCGATGATGTGACGGTGGACGCGATCGTCCGCGAGATGGTCGGTCGCAGCATCGATCAGCTCTTCCCGAAGGTCGAGGCCGCGATCGGCGACGTCGTCCTCGAGGTGAAGGGACTCTCTCGCGCCGGGGTCTTCTCCGACATCGACCTCACCGTCCGGTCGGGGGAGATCGTGGCGCTGGCCGGGCTCGTCGGTGCGGGCCGCACCGAGGTCGCGCGCGCGGCGTTCGGCATCGATCCGTACGACCGGGGTGCCGTCACCTTCCTCGGGAAGGCGCTTCCACCGCGGAGCCCCCAGGCCTCCATCGACGCGGGGATCGCGTTCGTCCCCGAGGATCGGCGGAAGCAGGGGCTCGTCATGGACCTCTCCGTCGCGAAGAACGCGACGCTGACCCTGCGCAAGACACTGGCCCGCTTCGGCCTCATCAGCGGACGCGCGGAGCGCAGGGCGGCGGCCGACTGGTCGTCGCGGCTCCAGGTGAAGACGGGGTCACCCGACTTCGCGGTCTCGACGCTCTCCGGCGGCAACCAGCAGAAGGTCGTCCTCGCCAAGTGGCTCGCGACCGAGCCGAAGCTGATCATCGTCGACGAGCCCACCCGCGGCATCGACGTCGGTACCAAGTCCGAGGTGCACAGGCTGCTGTCCGACCTCGCGGGCCGGGGCATCGGCGTCCTGATGATCTCGTCCGAGCTGCCGGAGGTGCTCGGCATGGCCGACCGCGTCCTCGTCATGCACGAGGGTCGCATCACCGCCGAGCTGCCGAGGTCCGAGGCCACCGCCGAACGGGTCATGCATGCCGCGACCGCCTCCACGGAAGGAGCAGCTGCGTGA
- a CDS encoding GNAT family N-acetyltransferase — protein MSLHVVSGADTDELRSFLRESDLTLTGLDDDAVRLWVERDREGIIIGSTGLELSVDGRHALIRSVAVAPGRRAAGAGTRLARHALDRAARAGAERAWLFSRRSGPFWQRLGFAEADRHALAAALPDAQQVRSFTETGQLDREVAWSRTLHDLSPHPER, from the coding sequence GTGAGCCTCCACGTCGTCTCCGGTGCGGACACCGACGAGCTGCGCTCCTTCTTGCGTGAATCCGACCTGACGCTGACGGGCCTGGACGACGACGCGGTGCGCCTGTGGGTCGAACGCGATCGCGAGGGGATCATCATCGGCAGCACGGGTCTCGAGCTCAGCGTCGACGGGCGGCATGCGCTCATCCGGAGCGTGGCCGTGGCGCCTGGGCGCCGAGCGGCGGGCGCCGGGACGCGTCTGGCCCGGCACGCTCTCGACCGCGCCGCACGGGCCGGTGCCGAACGGGCCTGGTTGTTCTCGCGCAGGTCCGGCCCGTTCTGGCAGAGGCTCGGCTTCGCCGAGGCCGACCGTCACGCCCTCGCGGCGGCTCTGCCCGACGCGCAGCAGGTCCGGTCGTTCACGGAGACCGGCCAGCTCGACCGCGAGGTCGCCTGGTCCCGAACGCTGCACGATCTGTCGCCGCACCCCGAGAGGTGA
- a CDS encoding ABC transporter ATP-binding protein has product MTASGITARDIGMRFGDNTVLERLDVDVPPGSFVTLLGPSGCGKSTLLKILGGILEPTSGEVRIGDLTAKQAVARKDIGLVLQRPALVPWKTARENVAMLRVLAKKGKANDGAADEALELVGLAHAADRYPHQLSGGMAQRVSIARALAMDPSILLMDEPFGALDAITRDAMNETLARIWAATGKTIVFVTHSIPEAVFLSDTVTVMGVRPGRIVDRVAIDLPRPRVADIVDTPTFVQYSTRLREQLAVPQEATV; this is encoded by the coding sequence ATGACCGCTTCAGGGATCACGGCACGAGACATCGGGATGAGGTTCGGTGACAACACCGTCCTCGAGAGGCTGGACGTCGACGTCCCGCCCGGCAGCTTCGTCACGCTCCTCGGTCCCTCCGGCTGCGGCAAGAGCACCCTGTTGAAGATCCTCGGCGGGATCCTCGAGCCCACCAGCGGCGAGGTGCGGATCGGCGATCTCACGGCGAAGCAGGCGGTGGCCCGCAAGGACATCGGCCTCGTCCTCCAGCGGCCGGCCCTCGTGCCGTGGAAGACCGCGCGCGAGAACGTGGCCATGCTGAGGGTCCTGGCCAAGAAGGGCAAGGCGAACGACGGCGCCGCCGACGAGGCGCTCGAGCTCGTCGGCCTCGCGCACGCCGCGGACCGCTATCCCCATCAGCTCTCCGGCGGCATGGCGCAGCGCGTCTCGATCGCTCGGGCGCTGGCGATGGACCCGTCGATCCTGCTCATGGACGAGCCCTTCGGCGCCCTCGACGCGATCACCCGCGACGCCATGAACGAGACCCTCGCCCGCATCTGGGCAGCGACCGGCAAGACGATCGTCTTCGTCACCCACTCCATCCCCGAGGCGGTGTTCCTCTCCGACACCGTCACGGTGATGGGTGTCCGCCCCGGACGGATCGTCGACCGCGTCGCGATCGACCTCCCCCGCCCGCGCGTGGCCGACATCGTCGACACCCCCACGTTCGTGCAGTACTCGACGCGCCTCCGCGAGCAGCTCGCGGTGCCGCAGGAAGCGACGGTGTGA
- a CDS encoding CatA-like O-acetyltransferase, producing the protein MTEPDPIDLDTWPRRGHFEHYLHAVPCSYSITVEIDVTEFAAAVRSAGRRTYISQIWALASVVDRRPEFRLTVDESGTPAVWPVVHPSFTVFNPELETFMSLWVPFEPDYASFHEAASRTIAAHSGSAELFPQGPPPPNTFDVSSLPWTSFTGFNLNIADAWRHLAPIFTLGRYVERDGRTFLPLAVQIHHAAADGFHTARLVDDLRALVSDPSWITPEDARL; encoded by the coding sequence ATGACCGAACCGGATCCGATCGACCTCGACACGTGGCCGCGGCGCGGGCACTTCGAGCACTACCTCCACGCGGTGCCCTGCTCGTACTCGATCACCGTCGAGATCGACGTGACCGAGTTCGCCGCGGCCGTCCGATCCGCCGGGCGCCGGACGTACATCTCGCAGATCTGGGCGCTCGCCTCCGTCGTCGATCGGCGCCCCGAGTTCCGGCTCACCGTCGACGAGTCCGGGACGCCCGCCGTCTGGCCGGTGGTGCATCCGTCGTTCACCGTGTTCAACCCCGAGCTCGAGACGTTCATGAGCCTGTGGGTGCCGTTCGAGCCTGACTACGCGTCCTTCCATGAGGCCGCCTCGCGGACGATCGCTGCGCACTCCGGGTCGGCCGAGCTGTTCCCCCAGGGGCCGCCGCCGCCGAACACCTTCGACGTGTCGAGCCTCCCCTGGACGAGCTTCACGGGCTTCAACCTGAACATCGCCGACGCCTGGCGCCACCTCGCCCCGATCTTCACCCTGGGGCGGTACGTCGAGCGCGACGGCCGGACGTTCCTCCCGCTGGCCGTGCAGATCCACCACGCTGCGGCGGACGGCTTCCACACGGCACGGCTCGTCGACGACCTGCGCGCGCTGGTCTCGGATCCGTCCTGGATCACGCCGGAGGACGCTCGACTCTGA
- a CDS encoding XRE family transcriptional regulator yields MTAANSDSERRMLVLAREDGRISQQQLAKRAGTSQPAVAAIEVGTRRASPELLDRLFDAVALRPSVALTVLADDVVALAASHGLHDLRVIGSAARGDDVRGSDLDLVARYDETAGVDVVRMLAFVPRASALLACRVDLVLEPVELDGPAVPVKGFAPSPRIERTRAPAAAEQLAALRQLVHRLDDVTVEQLARPGGAVTLRVEATLARIADAVDRLPDDVRRRVPDGVVDGLLAAPRVLRGGLEPSVAMRLLEELPAALRALDVEP; encoded by the coding sequence ATGACCGCCGCGAACTCCGACTCCGAACGGCGGATGCTGGTGCTGGCCCGTGAAGACGGCAGGATCAGTCAGCAGCAGCTGGCCAAGCGCGCCGGCACGAGTCAGCCTGCCGTGGCCGCGATCGAGGTCGGCACGCGCCGAGCCAGTCCCGAGCTGCTCGACCGGCTCTTCGACGCGGTCGCCCTCCGGCCCTCGGTGGCGCTCACCGTGCTCGCCGACGACGTCGTGGCGCTCGCCGCGTCGCACGGCCTCCACGACCTCCGCGTGATCGGATCGGCGGCCCGCGGAGACGACGTGCGCGGCAGCGATCTCGACCTCGTCGCCCGCTACGACGAGACCGCGGGCGTCGACGTGGTGAGGATGCTCGCCTTCGTGCCCCGCGCATCCGCCCTGCTGGCCTGCCGGGTCGACCTCGTGCTCGAGCCCGTGGAGCTCGACGGACCGGCGGTTCCGGTGAAGGGCTTCGCGCCCAGCCCGCGGATTGAGCGCACCCGCGCACCCGCGGCGGCCGAGCAGCTCGCCGCGCTCAGGCAGCTGGTCCACCGGCTCGACGACGTGACCGTCGAGCAGCTCGCCCGACCGGGCGGCGCCGTCACGCTCCGCGTCGAGGCCACGCTCGCACGCATCGCGGATGCGGTCGACCGCCTTCCCGACGACGTCCGCCGCCGGGTTCCCGATGGGGTGGTCGACGGCCTCCTCGCGGCGCCGCGCGTGCTGCGAGGCGGCCTCGAGCCGAGCGTCGCGATGCGCCTCCTCGAGGAGCTGCCGGCCGCCCTGCGCGCGCTCGACGTCGAGCCCTGA
- a CDS encoding GNAT family N-acetyltransferase has protein sequence MTGDLAWRPLAAGDLPLLAEWLREPEVARWWNHEHSTEAVQRDFGASVRGEEPGEDLVVSLDGRPIGLLQRSVIADYPDDLAEFAAIADVPDGAVELDYLIGDASLRGRGLGSRLIAEAVESTWAAYPAAPAVLVAVVAANAASWRALEKAGFRRMAEGPMEPDNPIDDPLHYVYRVDRPAV, from the coding sequence GTGACCGGTGACCTGGCATGGCGCCCGCTGGCCGCCGGCGACCTTCCGCTCCTGGCCGAGTGGCTCCGCGAGCCGGAGGTGGCGCGGTGGTGGAACCACGAGCACTCGACGGAGGCGGTGCAGCGCGACTTCGGCGCCAGCGTGCGGGGTGAGGAGCCGGGCGAGGACCTCGTGGTGTCGCTCGACGGGCGCCCGATCGGTCTCCTGCAGCGCTCCGTGATCGCCGACTACCCGGACGACCTCGCGGAGTTCGCGGCGATCGCCGACGTGCCGGACGGCGCCGTCGAGCTGGACTATCTGATCGGCGACGCCTCACTCCGCGGTCGCGGCCTCGGATCCAGGCTCATCGCAGAGGCGGTCGAGAGCACCTGGGCCGCCTACCCCGCGGCTCCGGCCGTGCTCGTGGCCGTGGTCGCTGCGAACGCCGCCTCGTGGCGGGCACTCGAGAAGGCGGGGTTCAGGCGGATGGCCGAGGGCCCGATGGAACCGGACAACCCGATCGACGACCCGCTCCACTACGTGTACCGAGTCGACCGCCCTGCGGTCTGA
- a CDS encoding LacI family DNA-binding transcriptional regulator, with product MAAANVRDVAALAGVSVGTVSNVLNASKPVAPATAARVQAAIDKLGFVRNESARQLRVGHSRTVGFTLLDISNPFFTDIASAAEETLGRQGRSLVVGNSGDSIDRERTHLDLFEEQRVAGLLITPVGRVYPRLERLRDRGSPVVLVDRHDPDRAFSSVSVDDRHGGFLAAAHLLDQGRRSLAFIGGPSELFQVSQRSAGAHDAVDGRAGAGIRTIETEAMTAEEGRLAAERLLARPPRARPDAIFAANDLIALGVLQALIRAGVRVPDDIALIGYDDIYFASAAAIPLSSIRQPAADIGRTAAEVLLHEIENPDEGDYRHVVFQPELVVRESTA from the coding sequence ATGGCTGCCGCGAACGTGCGCGATGTCGCCGCTCTGGCCGGCGTCTCCGTGGGGACCGTCTCGAATGTGCTGAACGCCTCGAAGCCGGTCGCCCCCGCCACCGCGGCTCGAGTACAGGCCGCCATCGACAAGCTCGGCTTCGTGCGCAACGAGTCGGCCCGGCAGCTCCGGGTGGGACACAGCCGGACCGTGGGCTTCACCCTCCTCGACATCAGCAACCCGTTCTTCACCGACATCGCCTCTGCGGCCGAGGAGACCCTGGGCAGGCAAGGCCGATCGCTCGTGGTCGGCAACAGCGGCGACTCGATCGACCGCGAGCGCACGCACCTCGACCTCTTCGAGGAGCAGAGGGTGGCGGGCCTGCTCATCACCCCCGTCGGCCGGGTGTACCCGCGACTCGAGCGACTCCGCGACCGCGGTTCACCCGTCGTGCTGGTCGACCGTCACGACCCGGACCGAGCGTTCAGCTCCGTCTCCGTCGACGACCGCCACGGCGGCTTCCTCGCGGCCGCGCACCTTCTCGATCAGGGTCGGCGTTCTCTCGCCTTCATCGGCGGCCCCTCCGAGCTCTTCCAGGTGTCACAGCGGTCCGCCGGAGCACACGACGCGGTCGACGGTCGCGCGGGAGCCGGGATCCGGACGATCGAGACCGAGGCGATGACCGCGGAGGAGGGTCGACTCGCGGCCGAGCGCCTCCTGGCACGACCGCCGCGCGCCCGGCCCGACGCCATCTTCGCCGCCAACGACCTCATCGCCCTGGGTGTGCTCCAGGCCCTCATCCGTGCTGGAGTGCGCGTGCCCGACGACATCGCGCTGATCGGGTACGACGACATCTACTTCGCGTCCGCGGCGGCCATCCCCCTGTCGTCGATCCGCCAGCCGGCTGCCGACATCGGCCGCACCGCGGCGGAGGTGCTGCTCCACGAGATCGAGAACCCCGACGAGGGCGACTACCGACATGTCGTCTTCCAGCCGGAGCTCGTAGTACGGGAGTCGACCGCCTGA